GAGCGCCGTGAGCACGTCCGGGCCGGTTCCGGGCAGCGCGTCGGCGAGCGCGGAGGCGGTGACGGTCTCGGCGAGCAGCCACAGCCGGACCACGGTGGCCAGCGGTTCGTCGCGCCCCTTCAGCGCAAGCAGCGCCGGCACCACCTGGTCCCGGCCCAGCGCCTGGTGGGCTTCCTCGCCGAGGAGCGCCGTCACGCCGTCGACCGTATAGTCCACGGCGGCGAGGTCCGCCGCGAGCGCCGCCAGCAGGACAGGGTTGTCGCTGCGCGGGGCGTCCGGAACGGTGGCGAAGTCGGTCATGCCTCCAGCCTAACGAGTTCAATACTTTTGCCGCCCAAAACCGTCGGCCCACGGGCTCGATGGCCCCGGCAGCACGATGATCGACCTTCACGTTGGAGGGGGCAAACCGGCTGCGCAACCGGGTTTACCTCGCACTGCACGACGGGCCGCAACGGGAACTGATTGCGGTGTGACCCGGCAACGTCCCGCAACCCCATGATCTATGTTGCAGCTCTTGGACCGACGGAACGGACCGAACGGACGTTTTTTTCATGGATTTTGTCCTGGATTTTGTCCAAGAGCTGCAACATGGATTTCTTACGGGCCGCCCCGGGGAGAGGGACGAGCTCCGGGAGGGCGTGGGGGCTAAGCCGTGCAACCCTGCGGGCACTGCAGGGTTGCCGGTTCGCTGGCGCAGTCGGCGCAGTACAGGTTCAGGTAGCGGCAGCTTGGATTGGAGCAGTTTTCGAACTTGTTGCTCGGGCTGCTGCAGCGGATGCAGTGTCCGATTTCCTTGGCCTCCTCGCTGAATTCCATGTGCATGCGCTTGTCAAATACATAGAGGGAGCCTTCCCACAGGCCCTTGTCCTTGAAGGTTTCCCCATAGCGGACAATGCCGCCGTCCATTTGGTAGACCTCCTTGAAGCCGCGATTGACCATGAGGGAGCTGAGTACTTCGCAGCGGACGCCGCCCGTGCAGTAGGTAACCACCGGCTTGTCCTTGAGGTCGTCATATTTGCCGGAATCGAGTTCGGCGATGAAGTCGTGGGTGGTGGCGACGTCGGGGACGACGGCATTCCGGAATTTACCGATCTGGGCCTCGAAGGCGTTGCGGCCGTCGAAGAACACCACTTCCTCGCCGCTGGATTCCTTGGCGGCGACCAGTTCGTGAAGTTCCTCCGGCTTGAGATGCGTGCCGCCGCCGACCACGCCGTTTTCATCCACCTTCAGTTCGCCCGGGGCGCCGAAGCTGACAATTTCCTCGCGGGCCTTCACGCTCAGACGGGGGAAGTCTTCGCCGGTGCCGTCGGACCACTTGACGTCGACGTTTTTGAATCCGGCGTATTCGCGCGTGGTTTTCAAGTATTGTTTGAGGTCCCTGATGTCCCCGCCCACCGTGGCGTTGATGCCGTCCTTGGAGATCAGGATCCGGCCCTTGAGCCCGAGTTTTTCGCACACGGCCCGCTGCCAGAGCCGCACCGCCTCCGGATCTGGGACCTCGGTAAAGCCGTAAAAGAGCACAATTTTGTTTAACGCCACACGCTTAATCGTACGGCGTGGAGCCAAACATGGCGCGGCGTGGCCTGTTGGGCGGCCACACCATAGGCTGGTGGCATGACATCTGGTTCCACGGAACTTGCGGCACTGTTGGATGCCTGGTTTGCCGGGTGGACGGCGCTCCGCAGCTACCGGACCTCCTTCAACACCGGCTATCACTCCGCCCTGCGCTTGGACCGCAGCGGCGATTGGGAATATTTCATCAGCGACCCTGCGCCGGCGGATTTTGCCGTGCTGGCCGCCAAAGTGGCAGAGGACGACAACCGGGCCATGTGTGTCCTGGGCCCGGACATCCACCGCTACGTCCGTCAGGCACACGCCGCGGGGCTCGGAATGCTTTCCGCGTCGGAACAGATGATGGCCGTCAGGATGGAGACCCAGGACAACCAGGACCCGTTTCTTGGCGACCCCGACCTCACCCTCCAGGTCGACCGGATGGGCGGACGACGCGCGGCGTCCACCTGCCAGGCGCGTTTTTCCGGCACGATCGCCCGCGGCCGGCTCGTGCTGGCCAGCGGAAAGGTGGCCATCTATGGCGACTACGCCGTCTTCGACCAGATTGAGACCCACGCCGCCCACCGCCGCCAGGGCTACGGGCGGCTGCTGATGCAGTCGCTTGCGGCGCGCGCCAAGGAGTACCCCGTCACCACCGGCCTGCTGCTGGCCAGCACCGACGGGCAGCGGCTTTACACCAAGATGGGCTGGAGCAGCGTCAGTGCCGTGACCGTGCTGGTGCCGCGGGCCCGGCTCGAACAGGACATGGCACGGGCGTAGCCCGCGCTGGCGCATCCGGGCAGGGCGGGGCTGCTTCCCCGCGGCGGAGCCGCGCTGCCGGGCGGTGGCACAATGATGGGGTGCCTGCCAACGACTCCATGATCCCGCTCCTGGGCGGGGGTGAACGCCCCGCCCAGCTCCAGCATGTCCGCCACATTCCGGCGCGGCAGGCCGTTTGCGTCCCTTGGCCCCAGTGGGTGCATCCGGACATTGTGCGGGCTTATGCGGGTCTTGGCGTGGATTCCCCGTGGCTGCACCAGGCCGCCGGTGCGCAGGCCGCCCACAACGGCGAGCACGTGGTGGTGGCGACCGGCACCGCCTCGGGCAAGTCGCTGGCGTACCAGCTGCCCGCGGTGGACGCTGTCCACCGCGCAGAGCTGCACGTCCTGGAGAACCCGGGCAGGCTGGAGCACGACGGCGCCGTGGCCCTGTATCTCTCCCCCACCAAGGCGCTGGCCGCCGACCAGCTCGCGTCGTTGGCCTCGCTCCACCTGCCAACCCTTCGACCGGCAACCTACGACGGCGACACGGCGCCCGCCGACCGCCGCTGGATCCGCGACCACGCCAACTTTGTCCTGGCAAACCCGGACATGCTGCATTTCGGCGTGCTGCCCAACCACACGTGGTGGGCCAGGTTCTTCCGGCGCCTGAAATACGTGGTGATCGACGAAGCCCACAGCTACCGCGGCGTTTTTGGATCGCACGTGGCGGTGCTGATGCGCAGGCTGCGGCGCATCTGCGCCCACTACGGCGCGGACCCCATCTTCATTGGCGCGTCCGCAACGTCCTCGGATCCGGGCGTCTCGTTTTCGCGACTGATCGGCGCACCCGTCACCACCATCACCGAGGACTCCTCCCCGCACGGCGCCACGACCGTCGCGTTCTGGGAACCCGAGCTCACCGAGTTCAAGGGCGAGAACGGCGCCAAGACCCGGCGCACCGCCATCGCTGAGACCTCCGACCTGCTCGCAAACCTGGTCTCGTCCCGGGTCCGCACCATCGCTTTCATCAAGTCCCGGCGCGGCGCCGAGACCATCGCCAGCGTGACACGGCGCCTGCTGGACGACGTGGACCCCAGCCTGCCCGGACGTGTCGCCGCCTACCGTTCCGGCTACCTTCCCGAGGAACGGCGGGCCCTGGAAAGGGCGCTGCGGTCAGGGGAGCTGCTGGGCGTCTCCAGCACCTCTGCCCTGGAACTGGGGATTGACATCTCCGGCCTCGATGCGGTGCTGGTGGCGGGCTGGCCTGGGACGCGTGCGTCCCTGTTCCAGCAGATTGGCCGGGCGGGCCGGGCCGGCCAGGACGCGCTCGCCGCCTTTGTGGCCAGTGACGACCCGCTGGACACGTACCTGGTGCACCATCCCGAGGCCATCTTTGATGTCCCGGTGGAGGCCACGGTTTTCGACCCCTCCAACCCATACGTGCTGGGTCCGCACTTGTGTGCGGCGGCGGCCGAGCTGCCCCTCACCCACGCAGACCTGCCGATGTTTCCGGACAACACAGCGACGCTGTTGGACCAGCTGGTTGCCGACGGCTACCTGCGCAGGCGCCCGGCCGGCTGGTTCTGGACCCATCCGCAGAGCGCCGCGGCCATGGTCAACCTCCGGGCCGACGGCGGCGGACCCATCAACATCATCGACGCCGACACTGGCGCACTCCTGGGCACCATGGACTCACCCCAGTCCCACTACCAGGCCCATCAGGGTGCCGTCTACGTGCACCAGGGTGAGCCCTACGTTGTGCTGGAACTCAACGAACAGGACCATTGCGCCCTGGTCCGCCGAGGCAACCCCGACTATTACACGACAGCCCGGGACGTCACCCAGATTGCCGTTCTGGAATCGGAGCGGCACGAGGTGTGGGGGCCGGTGGAGATGCATTTTGGCGAGGTGCAGGTGACCACCCAGGTGGTGTCATTCCAGCGCAAGGCCTTCATCTCCAATGAGGTCTTGGGTGAGGAACCGCTCGAACTCGGCGCGAGGGACCTGTTCACCAAGGCAGTGTGGTTCACCATGGACAACCGCACGCTCCTGGACGGAGGCCTGGTGGAGCCCCAGTTTCCTGGCGCCCTCCACGCCGCCGAGCACGCGGCCATCGGTCTCCTTCCCCTGGTGGCATCGAGTGACCGGTGGGATGTGGGCGGCGTATCCACCGCCCTCCACGCCGACACCGGCCAACCCACGATCTTTGTCTACGACGGCCACGCAGGCGGGGCAGGCTTCGCCGAACGCGGTTTTGCCATGGCCCGCGTGTGGCTGGCAGCCACCCGGGACGCGATCAGCTCCTGCGAATGCGATTCCGGCTGCCCGTCCTGCGTGCAGTCACCCAAATGCGGCAACAAGAACAACCCGCTCGACAAGGCCGGCGCCGTCTCACTCATTAACGTCCTGCTCAAGCACGCCGGCTGACTTTCAGGGAACAGACGGGGGCCCTGCCCTGGCCAAGCCGCGGGCCGGCCAGGGCAGTGTGGTCCGCACCGACACTTCGACCTGGACGGTGTCCGCCCACGGGCCGAGGACCCGGCACGACGTCAGTGCGGCGCCGTGCCGGGAGGCCAGGTCCGCCGCGACCTGGCATGGATCGCCGGCGGCCAGGCCGCGGGCGGCGTCGGCTGCGGCGAGCGCAGCAAGGTCCGCCGCCGTTGCAGCCTTCGATGCTGCTGCCCCCGCCTGCGCCAGCCCCAGTACCCCCGCCAGCAGCAACAGCAGGACCACGGACAGTCCGGCCGCCACCACCGTCCCGGCGCCGCGCTCCCGGTCTCGGACCACCAAGGTTGCCCCGGCCCTCCTGCCGCGCTCGGGCCCGGCGTTACGTCCGGCCATGGTCGTTCCCATCCGGGCGAGTGCCAGCCACGGGCGCACCGCGAATGGAACATGCCCGCGCCCGCATCACATCCGGCGCACCGCGAATAGAATATTTCCCGGTCTGCACCAACTCGAGCGCACTGCCGGCCGGCGCCCGGGCCCACCGCCACAGCGCGGTCTTGCGCGGCGGCTGTTCCCCCTCCCCTGCTGGCACCTCCGGCTGGGCCAGGTCGGGGAAGGCAAAAATCCGCCCCGTGAGGCGGCGGGCGGGGATCCGCGGCAGGACCGGTCCGGGCCGTTCCCGGCCCCCGACGGCCTGGTCCAACCCGAAGCTTTCCATGCGTGCGGTGGCCTTGGCGCTTTGCTGCCAGGGCATCATGACGGCCAGCGGGCCTGACAGCCCGCCCGTGACCGTGACGGTGGCGTAGCCCGCGGTCAGATCAACGGAGACCGCGCTCCCGCCGCCCGCAAGGTTTCTGGCAATGTCCGCCGACGTGGCAGTCGATTCGCCCCTTGCCAGAGCCCGGGCGCCTGCCCGGGCACCTTCCTCGAGCCGCAGCTGCAACAGGCCCGCGCCGGCACCGAGCAGCAGAAGCGCCAACAACGCAGTGAGTGCCGGCAGGACAACCGCAAATTCGGCCGTGACGGACCCCCGGTCTGCGCGGCTGGCAAGCAGTGGCTCAGCTCCGTCCCGGCCGGCACATGCGTGCTCCGCGTCTTGAGGTGAAGGGTTGTCCGGGTCCGGAACGCCGTGCCCCGGATTGTCCCGTCGAGTCCACCGCTGCCGCATCGTTGCCGCCTCCTGTTCCCTGCTGCCTGTTCGCAGCTGCGTTGCCGCCTGAATGGGTGGATCAGAAGCTCAGGGCGGTGCGGATGATGTTGAGCAGGAATCCGCGGACCTCGTCACTCTTGAGGATGACCACCAGCAGGCCCGCAAACCCCACGGCGGCCAGCGTGGCTATGGCGTATTCGGCGGTGGCCATCCCGGCCTCCGCGCCCAGCCGCCGCAACGGAGACAGGCGGCCCAACCGATGCACCCGTGGATTGCTGGCGAACGGACGCATGGTGCTGGCCCCCGGGAAGATCTCCCGTACGTTGCCGGCTTCGGGTGCGGATGCGCTGGGGACGGCCGCTGCCGTGTGAAAGTCGGTGCTGAACATCGTGACTCCTCGTTGTGTCCTGACTGGGTGGACGCGATGGTTGCCGGCGTCCGCCGGGCCGCGGGGCGGCACCTGCTGTCCACTTTTCCGTGCGCTCACGGAACGTGAAAGGCCCTTGCCCCCGATCGTGGATCTACGCCGCCGCAGGGTCCCCTGTGGAGGGAGAAACCGGAGAATTGCATGGTCGGTCGCTCGGTTTGGCTGCTAAAACGCAGGGATCATGGCGACCACGACGGGCACAATGCCAAGGCAGATGAAGGCGGGCAGGGAGCACAGGCCCAACGGCACCACGAGCTTGACACCGAGCGCGGCAGCACGCTTTTCGGCGTCCCGCTGAGTCTGCCGCCGTCGTTGCGCGGCCTCGGCGTAGAGCAGCGGCGCGGCCGGCGCTCCCGTCAGCGCCGCAAAGCTCAGGGCAGCGTGTAGTTGTTCCACCTCGCCTTGATCGCGCACTCCCTTCCAGGAGTGTTCCCAGGAAGCGCCGATCTGCAATCCTGCCACGACTTGGGACAGGCCCGCCTGGATCCGCGCCGTGGACACCCCCGCCACGAGCTCCAACGCCCATGGAATGGCCAGCCCGGCATCCAGGGCGGCGCCGAGGAATTCCAACAGGAGAGGCACGTCGGCGATCCCGGCGTCCGCCTCATTGCGCCCGTTCCACGGTTTCCCCGGGTTTGAAGGTTCTGTGCGCCGGCGAACTCCCGCTGCCCCAGCTCCTGGGGAGCGGCCGGCCCAGCGACTCGACGCGTCGAAGCCGATCAGGCATCCCGCCGCAAGGGCCATGAGGGTAAATACTCCGAGCACGGCCATTAGTGTTCCCTGCCTGGAACGGGCCTGGCTGCAGATCCAGGTACGGCCGCCGCTTCCCGCCGGAGTCGCCCGAAGCCAGCGGCAGGTCCGGCCCGTGCGCGCTGCCGGGACGGCGTCCGTGCGGCAGCGGCAATCAGGGCGTACGACCACCACCGCCCGCAAATCACCAGCACCAGTCCGGCGCCGAGACACGCCCAGCCGAGAGGACCGCCCAACAGGACACCCAGGGGATCAACCCCCATGGCCATGCCGAGACCAAGCCCAATGAAGGGCAGCCACGTCAACAAGCGGACCGTGGACCGCGGGCCGGCAAGGGCGGTTTCCCGAAGTTCGGCCGTGTCCTCCTCCACTTCCAAGCGGTCGGCCAGCCGGGACAAAACGGCTGCCATGGGTGCTCCGCTGGCCTCGCAAATCTCGAAGCAGGCGGCCACGTCCAGCCAAACCGTCCGTTGCCCGGGAGAAAGGCCGGCCGATTTCCGGTGTGGTCCTGTGCCGGGAGGCGTGGCCGTGCCGTGCCGCGCGGCAGACCTCAGGGCGTCCGCTGTCGGCAGGCCCAAGGCACTGGCCCGCTCCACGGCCCGGACCAGGGCTACGGCCTGCTGGCACTGAGGCTGCGGCGTCCGTTGACCCGCCGGCCCCGCCCTGCGTGCCGAACCGCGGGCAGGCCAGCGCCCAGGGCCGTCACCGCGGACGCGGTGGCCGCCCACCGGCTGCTCCGAAACAAGCACCTCTGCGAGCGCAGCCCACAGCACCGGCCCGTTACGTCCGGAGGCAAGAAGGGCGGAAAGCTGACGCACCAGCCGCGGCATCGAAGCCTCCGGACCTCGGCGGCGGACCCGCCACGGCCGGCCAAACGTCGCCGCGCGGTTCAAGGCATCTTCGGGGCGGGACGCCCCGCGGCCCTCAGCGGGACGGGGCCAGGTCCGCCGTCGGACGGAGTAAAGCAGGCAGGCAAGCGCGGTCAGCGCAAACACCATTACGGCAGCCACTCCCGGCTCCCTTCGGACAATGCCGGGTCCATTCCCAGCCGCTGTGCAAGTTCCGGCCAGGCGTCGCCCGTGGACAGCAGGCCCTTGGCGGGTACGGGGCCATCCGCGTCCTCCCGTCCGCCCGCCCCGAAAAGTTCCACCGGGCGGACCGTCAGGGCCGCCATCACCGCGAGCCGCCCCCCACGAAGGGCCACGACCCCGATTTGGGAAACAAACCGCCCGTTGGCGCCGCGATCAACGTGGACCACCACATCCAGCGCGCTGGAGGCCTGGAGCGCCACAGCCTCGGTGCTCATCCCGGCCAGCACGCCCAGTCCTGCCAGCCTGGCCGGAACGTCGGCAGCACTGTTGGCGTGGATGGTTCCGCCACCGCCGCTGTGGCCCGTATTGAGCGCCATGAGCAGTTCCCGGACCTCTGCCCCCCGGCACTCCCCCACGATCAGCCGCCCTGGATTCATCCGCAATGCCTGCCTCACCAGTTCCTGGAGGTCGATGCTGCCTGCACCCTCGGCATTCGCATGCCGTGCTTCCAGCGTGAGCACATGGGGGTGGTCCGGCTGCAGTTCCGCTGCATCTTCGACAAGGACCAGCCGCTCGCCGGGAAGGCAGAGGCCGAGCAGGGTGGAGAGAAGGGTCGTCTTACCGGCTCCGGTGGCGCCGCTGACCAGAAAGCCCAGACGGGAGCCGATGATGCGGCGCAGGACGGCTGCCAGGACAGGATGCACGCAGCCTGCGGCCTGGAGTTCGGCCAGCGTAAAGGAGCGGCGGCGTCCGATCCGGATTGAGAGCAGCGTGCCGCTGGAGGAGACGGGAGGCAGGACGGCATGGATCCGGTATCCCGGGGCAATCCTCACGTCCACGCATGGTGAACTGTCATCCAGCCGCCTGCCCCCGGTGGCGATGAGCCGGATGGCGAGGGCACGCAGTGCACTCTCGTCATCAAAAGCCACGTCCACGGGTTCCGGTCCGGCACCCCGATCGAGCCACACCGAATCCGGCGCATTCACGAAGATGTCTGTCACGCTCGGGTCCAAGGCCAGCGGCTGCAGCGGACCCAGCCCGTTAAGTTCGGCACTGATCCTGTCCATGGCCACCAGTGATCCGGCGGCGCCGAGCAGCCGCCCGGTCCCGCGTACCGCCGCCGCGACCCGCAACTCAGTGATGGGTCCAGAGTCCCCCAGCACCGTTTCCCTGACGGATTCCAGCAGGGCCGGATCCAGCACGGCTGGAACCATGCCCGCGGCCCGCGGATCCGGCAGCCGGGCGGCGTCGAACGGGCGCCGTGCCGCGTGGCGCGTCACCGCCCGTGCCTCCCGGCTCCCGCGGGGCGCCCTCCCACCGGCTGGCCGCTGCCGGGGGTGCCGGCGGCGCCGTCCCCGGCCAGCCAGGCCAGAATCCCCGCCACCAGGCGGCGCACCTTCCTGTGGGTGGCCATGTCCAGGAGCCGTCCGGCGTCGAGCGCCTCTTCCAGGCCCTTGATCCGTGGCAGGGAGCCCAGCAGCGGCAGGCCGAGCGCATCGGAGACGAGGCGCGCGTCAACGCCGTCGCGGAGGGGCCCGGCCACCACCGCTCCGACGGGCGCCGCGGGCAAGGCCTCAAGCACACGTTCCGCGGCGGCAGCCGCCCTGAGGCGGGCCGGGACGATCATGACAAATCCATCGCAGTGAACGCCAAGCCCGAGTGCGTGCCCTGCCGGCCGTCGGACATCCACCACCACGAGCCCGTAGGCCACTCGCGCGGCCCGCATGACCTCAGCCTCCGCCGCCGGAGCAGCGGCGCGCCCCGCAGCGCCGTCCGCACTCCACGAAAGCAGCGACAGCCCGTCCATCGCAGGAAGCGACGCCGCGAGCTGCTCAGGGTTGATGGCCCCGGACGCCTGCAGGAGGTCGGGCCACCGAAGGCCGGAAAGGCCTTCCGCCGCCACAGCGCTG
This genomic stretch from Arthrobacter dokdonellae harbors:
- a CDS encoding oxygen-dependent tRNA uridine(34) hydroxylase TrhO, which produces MALNKIVLFYGFTEVPDPEAVRLWQRAVCEKLGLKGRILISKDGINATVGGDIRDLKQYLKTTREYAGFKNVDVKWSDGTGEDFPRLSVKAREEIVSFGAPGELKVDENGVVGGGTHLKPEELHELVAAKESSGEEVVFFDGRNAFEAQIGKFRNAVVPDVATTHDFIAELDSGKYDDLKDKPVVTYCTGGVRCEVLSSLMVNRGFKEVYQMDGGIVRYGETFKDKGLWEGSLYVFDKRMHMEFSEEAKEIGHCIRCSSPSNKFENCSNPSCRYLNLYCADCASEPATLQCPQGCTA
- a CDS encoding GNAT family N-acetyltransferase; translated protein: MTSGSTELAALLDAWFAGWTALRSYRTSFNTGYHSALRLDRSGDWEYFISDPAPADFAVLAAKVAEDDNRAMCVLGPDIHRYVRQAHAAGLGMLSASEQMMAVRMETQDNQDPFLGDPDLTLQVDRMGGRRAASTCQARFSGTIARGRLVLASGKVAIYGDYAVFDQIETHAAHRRQGYGRLLMQSLAARAKEYPVTTGLLLASTDGQRLYTKMGWSSVSAVTVLVPRARLEQDMARA
- a CDS encoding DEAD/DEAH box helicase, which encodes MIPLLGGGERPAQLQHVRHIPARQAVCVPWPQWVHPDIVRAYAGLGVDSPWLHQAAGAQAAHNGEHVVVATGTASGKSLAYQLPAVDAVHRAELHVLENPGRLEHDGAVALYLSPTKALAADQLASLASLHLPTLRPATYDGDTAPADRRWIRDHANFVLANPDMLHFGVLPNHTWWARFFRRLKYVVIDEAHSYRGVFGSHVAVLMRRLRRICAHYGADPIFIGASATSSDPGVSFSRLIGAPVTTITEDSSPHGATTVAFWEPELTEFKGENGAKTRRTAIAETSDLLANLVSSRVRTIAFIKSRRGAETIASVTRRLLDDVDPSLPGRVAAYRSGYLPEERRALERALRSGELLGVSSTSALELGIDISGLDAVLVAGWPGTRASLFQQIGRAGRAGQDALAAFVASDDPLDTYLVHHPEAIFDVPVEATVFDPSNPYVLGPHLCAAAAELPLTHADLPMFPDNTATLLDQLVADGYLRRRPAGWFWTHPQSAAAMVNLRADGGGPINIIDADTGALLGTMDSPQSHYQAHQGAVYVHQGEPYVVLELNEQDHCALVRRGNPDYYTTARDVTQIAVLESERHEVWGPVEMHFGEVQVTTQVVSFQRKAFISNEVLGEEPLELGARDLFTKAVWFTMDNRTLLDGGLVEPQFPGALHAAEHAAIGLLPLVASSDRWDVGGVSTALHADTGQPTIFVYDGHAGGAGFAERGFAMARVWLAATRDAISSCECDSGCPSCVQSPKCGNKNNPLDKAGAVSLINVLLKHAG
- a CDS encoding Rv3654c family TadE-like protein — protein: MAGRNAGPERGRRAGATLVVRDRERGAGTVVAAGLSVVLLLLLAGVLGLAQAGAAASKAATAADLAALAAADAARGLAAGDPCQVAADLASRHGAALTSCRVLGPWADTVQVEVSVRTTLPWPARGLARAGPPSVP
- a CDS encoding TadE family type IV pilus minor pilin — protein: MRQRWTRRDNPGHGVPDPDNPSPQDAEHACAGRDGAEPLLASRADRGSVTAEFAVVLPALTALLALLLLGAGAGLLQLRLEEGARAGARALARGESTATSADIARNLAGGGSAVSVDLTAGYATVTVTGGLSGPLAVMMPWQQSAKATARMESFGLDQAVGGRERPGPVLPRIPARRLTGRIFAFPDLAQPEVPAGEGEQPPRKTALWRWARAPAGSALELVQTGKYSIRGAPDVMRARACSIRGAPVAGTRPDGNDHGRT
- a CDS encoding DUF4244 domain-containing protein, yielding MFSTDFHTAAAVPSASAPEAGNVREIFPGASTMRPFASNPRVHRLGRLSPLRRLGAEAGMATAEYAIATLAAVGFAGLLVVILKSDEVRGFLLNIIRTALSF
- a CDS encoding type II secretion system F family protein, whose protein sequence is MAVLGVFTLMALAAGCLIGFDASSRWAGRSPGAGAAGVRRRTEPSNPGKPWNGRNEADAGIADVPLLLEFLGAALDAGLAIPWALELVAGVSTARIQAGLSQVVAGLQIGASWEHSWKGVRDQGEVEQLHAALSFAALTGAPAAPLLYAEAAQRRRQTQRDAEKRAAALGVKLVVPLGLCSLPAFICLGIVPVVVAMIPAF
- a CDS encoding TadA family conjugal transfer-associated ATPase; its protein translation is MTRHAARRPFDAARLPDPRAAGMVPAVLDPALLESVRETVLGDSGPITELRVAAAVRGTGRLLGAAGSLVAMDRISAELNGLGPLQPLALDPSVTDIFVNAPDSVWLDRGAGPEPVDVAFDDESALRALAIRLIATGGRRLDDSSPCVDVRIAPGYRIHAVLPPVSSSGTLLSIRIGRRRSFTLAELQAAGCVHPVLAAVLRRIIGSRLGFLVSGATGAGKTTLLSTLLGLCLPGERLVLVEDAAELQPDHPHVLTLEARHANAEGAGSIDLQELVRQALRMNPGRLIVGECRGAEVRELLMALNTGHSGGGGTIHANSAADVPARLAGLGVLAGMSTEAVALQASSALDVVVHVDRGANGRFVSQIGVVALRGGRLAVMAALTVRPVELFGAGGREDADGPVPAKGLLSTGDAWPELAQRLGMDPALSEGSREWLP
- the ssd gene encoding septum site-determining protein Ssd, with the protein product MTTHMNARRTAGPGRGPMVSEPLERGAPWLPGQETTVMMVSASPALHGEVGRVCAAAAVGLVIAETMEDGGGKWGEVAAVLIGSDVPGGLAGWRGPTVVVGRAEDAGRMWLQAARLGADRVAVLPDSAQWLANYFTRLREPAAGAGVVGIIGGCGGAGTSTLAALIAGLEASRGTQVLLVDGDPWGGGLDSAVAAEGLSGLRWPDLLQASGAINPEQLAASLPAMDGLSLLSWSADGAAGRAAAPAAEAEVMRAARVAYGLVVVDVRRPAGHALGLGVHCDGFVMIVPARLRAAAAAERVLEALPAAPVGAVVAGPLRDGVDARLVSDALGLPLLGSLPRIKGLEEALDAGRLLDMATHRKVRRLVAGILAWLAGDGAAGTPGSGQPVGGRPAGAGRHGR